GACTCTAATCTTAACTGTTCTGAGAGAACTGGCAGTGATGAGACCTCTGCTCTGTGATCTTCATGCTGCTCTCAACACTGTCTCCTGTATGGGCACAGACAGACTTTACAATTGGAGGATGCATTTAATGCATATTCTATAATGGTATTCAATAGGCTACATCTGTCGGTACatatatgtgacaaataaatatataatatcttATAACTCTATTAAAGGGAAATGAAGCACCAACCAAACATCAACATGTGAaaatgacatcatcaaccaattagtaggcaatgcctCCTCATAAATTGGTCAAAAATCACACGATGCCCACCGATGATGTCAttagaaacacttatcttcctcaaTCTTTTTTTACTACAGATACACGCAATATTcacatgttgatgttggggtggtgctggagatgaggaATATCCCTTTAAGTTAACagtctaaaatgtgctaaatgctctgcagttgtgcatttggtttgctaatatagtagttagttagctaactacTCCTGGATGCTGTctaatatacatatattttttttgcgtGCAGTGAACTGTGAGTACCATTTATTTGCTGCTTGTATAACTTTGAGCTGGGATGTCTGTTCTGAAAAAAACGTTTCGGTCAGAGACCTCgttagcattctctatgggatttgTTAGCATCGCTAACCTTCAGAGGCATTGTGGGGTTTGAAAATAGCaccccttgtgttcagtgccaGTATTACCTAATATTCCAGTATGGCACAAGGTCGGTAtgaaggtatgacaatctggataaAGCCCAAGCCTAGCTAAGGTGTCCAATAGAGATAAAATATTCCCACAGGCAGTGCAGTACACACAGGCTTTTCCCCAGTGTGTGTTCGCTGATTAACTTTTAGATCACCCAGTGCTGTGAAGCATTTTCCAGTCAGACAAGGAGTGAGGCTTCTTTcggtctaagaagcagtagatctattctatgtgcactatttctatgctttcctGTTCTGAAGTTTTGTTTTTTGCGTTTTTTTACTTCCGTTTTTGTACAACAGctcaaaatacaatattttggttatggaaaatatatttctcagcggtttagatggtacaatgactgcttgttttaGGCTATTAGAACTATTGCAATTTTAACatccaggaaatggtggagtgaTTTCTACATAGGGCATATTTAAGTGATGGAGTGACTTTAATTCTTAGCTGGTCTGAGAGAACTGATGGGGCTTCTGTCCTTTATGTGTACATTTGTGGCGTTTTAAGGTATCCAATCGGGAGAAACTCTTCccgcagtcagagcaggagtaaggcttctctcctgtgtgtatacgttgGTGTGCTTCTAAGTTGCCCAGTTGGGAGAAactttttccacagtcagagcaggaataaggcttctctcctgtatgtattcgCTGATGACATTTTAACATATCCAATCgggagaaactctttccacagtctgaACAggtgtaaggcttctctcctgtgtgtgatcTTTTATGAACTTTTAGCTCAGCTGATGTTGTGAAgcacttcccacagtcagagcaggagtaaggcttctctcctgtgtgtatacgttgGTGTGCTTCTAAGTTGCCCAGTTGAGAGAAactttttccacagtcagagcaggagtaaggcttctctcctgtatgtattcgTTGGTGACATTTTAACATATCCAATTgggagaaactctttccacattcagagcagtagtaaggcttctctccagtgtgcactctctgatgaactgtcagagCTTGTGATGttgtgaagctcttcccacagtcagtgcaggagaaaggcttctctcctgtgtgtatacgttcGTGTGTTTTTAAGTTGCCCAGTTGAGAGAAACACTCCCCACAGtaagagcaggagtaaggcttctctcctgtgtgtatacgttgGTGTGTTTTTAAGCTGCCCAgttgagagaaactctttccacagtcagagcaggagtatggcttctctcctgtgtgtattcgttGGTGGGTTTTTAGGTGGCCCTGTTGAGAGAAACTCTCCCCACAGTCAAAGCAGGAgtatggcttctctcctgtgtgtattcgatGGTGTGTTTTTAAGTGGCCCTGTTGAGAGAAACTTTCCCCACAGACAAAGCAGAAgtatggcttctctccagtgtgcacTTTCTGATGAGCTGTCAGAGCCTGTGATGTTGTGAATCTCTTCTCACAATCTGTGCAGGAATACAGAttctggtctgtgtgtatttttaggtgtatttttagatttgatagaaatgggaaaatctcctcacaatttgggcagtggtgagacctcttagctctgtgatcttcctgctgttgctctctggatgtagagaatgtctcAACATGGTCTCCTGTGTGAAGAACATCAGAAGAACAAGTCAGTTGGTGTGATATACATGTCATTCAAATTTatattatgaagccctttttacatctgcAGTTTTCACAAAGTGCTTTAAAATATAtccagcttaaaaccccaaagagcaagcaatgcagatgttgaAGCACAttggcttggaaaaactccctagaaaggaggaaccaggctctgaggggtggccagtcctcttctggctgtaccggtaACATATGAACTCATCAGTAGGCTGTACAATACAAACGGGGAATACATCTATTCTAAAAGTGGGTAACAGTCAGGCTTATGGtctatataaatgcaacatgtaaagtgttggtcgaaaggtttcatgagctgaaataaaagatctcagtaatgtttcatactcacaaaaagcttatttctcaaaaatgtttacatccctgttagtgagcatttctccattgacaaaataatccatccacctgacaggcgtgacatatcaagaagctgattaaacaacatgatcattacacaggtgcaccttctgctggggacaaaatgccactaaaatgtgcagttttgtcacaacatcACCACAGACGTTtcgagttttgagggagcgtgcaattggcatgctgactgcaggaatgtccaccagagctgttgccagagaatttaatgttgatttctctatcataagccacctcgaacatcattttagagaatttggcccgtatgtccaatcggcctcacaaccgcagaccacatgtaaccacgccagcccaggacctccacatccggcttcttcacatgtgggatcgtctgagaccagccacccggacagctaatgaaactgaggagtatttcggtCTGTAATacagcccttttgtggggaaaaactcattaaGATTTTTTTGGCCCTAGCTTCCAAGTGGGTGGGccaatgccctcccaggcccaccaaaGGCTGCTCcccatgtcttaagtgtaaaactaacgatgactcaataatccatgccttcttGTAGTGCAATACATTTAGAAAGTTGGCAGAAGTTTTACAATGTAAATTTACTTTGAATCCGTctatctgcatatttcaagacatggtatATGGGGGTGCAGTGAGCTACCCAATGGGGTAGACCATACTTTTCTCGTTAATGGTTTTGAAAAGAATCCTCCATCTCCTCGacagtggatgaatcaaatgtaatatttaaaaTATTGAAAGGGTGTAATGAGAAAAACAGAACAGTACAATTTGAGGCCATATGGCATAGAGTGCTACAAGCACTGGAAAGTTCCAGGGGACGAAGGAGAGTGTGAACCATACATGATGTGTATAGTAGCAGTCGAACAGTCGCAAATAGATTCATTTTTTCATGGCACACAAGACACCCGTCTGATTGGCTCCTGTCtcggtggactaatccattgcagaggccatagggatggcacagtccatcactaagacatgtgctactgaaattgtatatggttatattatgtaagaacaatggtgcaacactaataaaaattacattattttataACATGCGCTTTCTCTCACGTTAGATAGCGGTCACTGTCTGTGATTCTGAAACAATATTTTTGAAGAGTGTGGAAACCAACTTAAATAGGTCtgtaatcaatagcctaactgttaaatgtgcctggttTTAGAAATCATCCATatttactgagtgtatgaaacattAAGCACACCTTcaaattttttaaaaaaaaactaaaaaacaagccatgaggtcaaaggaattgtccgtagagctcggagacaggattgtgtcgaggcacagatctggagaaggtcactaaaacatgtctgcagcatttaaggtcccttggcgtcccgctagtgggacaacttccggtgaaactggagggcacgcaattcaaataaataatcataaaaattatggatattaaacatttacgtaaatataagtgtcttatatcgggtgaaagcttaaattcatgttaatctaactgcactgtccgatttacagtagctattacagcgaaaacatgccatgcgattgtttgaggacggcgccccacatcaaaatatttttccaccggcacaggtttcataaattcacaaatagcgattaaatactCACTTacctttttgaaaatcttcctctgatttgtcatccaaagggtcccagctataacatgtagtgttgttttgttagaaaaaaatccttctttatttcccaaaaagtcagtttagttggcgcaatcgatttgagtaatccactcgttcaacatgcagagaaaggaatccgaaaatctacccctaaactttgtttcaacaagtcaaaatacgtttatatttactcctcagataccctaaaatgtaatcaaactataatatttcttacggaaagaagtatgttcaataggaaaccgactttagcaggtgcgtcctgtCTTCATGGCGCGCAAACACAAATTTCTAAGACTGTGTCCCTGTTTTAAAACTGAtgtttcttattcgtttttgaagttacaagcctgaaaccttgaacatagactgctgacacccgtggaagccataggaattgcatccagggagctaatgtTCAATATGACCTTATACTTGCCATTCTTAGAGGATAGCCtctcaaaaacaaaacattcccgttggtttttctttggattttctcctacattatttttacattttcacaaacttcaaagtgttctctttccaatggtaccaattatatgcatatcctggcatcagggcctgagcaacaggcagtttactttgggcacgttattcaggtggaaattgagaaaaaaggggcctagccctaagaagtttaagaagtttggaaccaccaagactcttcttgtAGAtagccgtccggccaaactgagcaatcgggggagaagggctttggtcagggaggtgactaagaacccgatggtcactctgacagagctctagagttcctctgtggagatgggagtaccttccagaaggacaacaatctctgcagcagtccaccaatcaggcctttatggtagagtggccagacagaagccactcttcagtaaaaggcacatgacagcccgcttggagattgccaaaaggcacctaaggactcagaccatgagaaacaagattatctggtctgaagaaactaaggttgaactctttggcctgaatgccaagcgtcacttctggaggaaacatggcaccatccgtacagtgaagcatggtggcaacatcatcctgtggggatgtttttcagcggcagggacactagtcaggatcgagggaaagatgaacggagcaaagtacagagagatccttgatgaaaaccttctccagagcgctcaggacttcagactgtggCAAAGATTTagcttccaacaagacaacgaccctaagcacacagccaagataatgcaggagtggcttcgagacaagtctctgaatgtccttgagtggcccagccagagcccagacttgaacctgattgaacaccaatggagagacctgaaaatagctgtgcagcgacgctccccaaacaacctgacagatcttgagggaatctgtagagaagaatgggagaaactccccaaatataggtgtgccaagcttgtagcgtcatacccaagaagactcgtgtctgtaatcactgccaaaggtgcttcaacaaagaactgagtaatggtctgaatacttatgtaaatgcagtatttcagtgttttataaaaaaaaaaaatgtcttccCAATTTCATCATAACTAACTATGATCTTCTCTCATCGTTGCAACTCCCCCAAAGGGCTCATGAGAGGCAAAACCCTCCCCTAccccgggcgacgctgggccaattgtgcgccgctctatggggctcccggtcacggccggttgtgacacagccttggttcgaacccgggtctgtagtgacgcctcaagtactgtgatgcagtgccttagactgctggcCACTTAGGTGtccttcagttttttttattcgaatacatttgcaaacatttctaaaaatctgttttcgcattgtcattaCATGAGAAAAGTGGGGGGGGGGAAACTATTttatcaactttagaataaggatgtacgTTAACcatatgtggaaaatgtcaaggggtctgaatactttccgaatgcactgtatctacagAAAGAAGAtagatcctgcttctgttgcctgtttgagttTGTTTGATAGCCTATTGATTCTGTGAGCACCAAGCCTCACGCAATTGCAACATGTCAGATAAAGCAATTTCCCAATTTGAGCAGTTTTTTGTGCTATTCTGTAAAAGGTTTTAATGTGCGCTATGCTGTAATAAAGGTTTTACTGTGtgctatgctgtaataaaggTTTTACTGTGtgctatgctgtaataaaggTTTTAATGTGtgctatgctgtaataaaggTTTTAATGTGtgctatgctgtaataaaggTTTTAATGTGtgctatgctgtaataaaggTTGTAATGTGtgctatgctgtaataaaggTTTTAATGTGtgctatgctgtaataaaggctttacaatCATTTTCCGTTAGAACACATTATTTATTTAGTGTCGTTTACAACTGTTCCAAACGGTCAGAAATATAATATTGTAATCTCACAGCACCTGTTTGCCACACAATAGGCTACGCATGCAGCTCTCGCTCCAATACCatccttttcttttttttctttatttaactaggcaactcagttaagaacaaattcttatttacaatgacggtgtcaccactcccgccgaagtcggcccctctccttgttcgggcggcgttcggcggtcgacgtcgccggcttactagttaccacagatcgatgtttcactgttcgtttggttttgtcttattGTGTACAACTGTTTttgatttccctaattatgttcattatttaaccctctgccaTCTGTCCTTGGTTAGCGCTCACTTTTTCataatacttttactcaagtgccTTTTCACGGGTGGTCCTACAGTTTCTATGGTCATGCTGCAACAGTGCCTGATCTCAAAGTTTCATGAGTTAGACAGTCGGCTTCTGAGTACAGGTTTTATCACACATGCTTCCCATCCATGTAGTTTTGGGGGATGTTTAGGTTAAGTAGTTCGCAGTTCCCACAAATAATTGTTAACTCTAGTGAGCCTCAGCTCATTTTAATattatttaacatttttttatacctttatttaactaggcaagtcagtgaagaacaaattcttattttcaatgacggcctaggaacagtgggttaactgccttgttcaggggcagaacgacagatttttaccttgtcagctcggggattcgatcttgcaacctttcggttacaagttcaatgctctaaccactaggctacctgccgccccataggcCTAGCAACAGCATGTCTCATACGAGACAAATCACATTATTTCAGGCACTATTACGCCTAGTCACTTTGTCtagcaacttatccagaacactgcagcctgtctggtgttcaatctttccaagttcccccatgtcacaccctgctCCTCCGTAcattccactggcttccagtcgaagctcgcatccactacatgACCATGGTACTTGCCAACAGAGAAACAaagggaactgcccctccctacgttcaggctatgctcaaatcctacatcccaacccgagctaaatgactcaaatgtaagtgTAAAAATTTACAAAACAACCATGGCTGTGCAGTCTGGCATTTGGCAAGGATGTGTGATGTCAGAATGACAGAATAGATTGAACCTGCTTTTACCATGATTAACAGATTTaccaatctcctcctcctcttcttcatctttaatgttgacattcagctcctgtgtttgactgcagtcttccagcttcactgatgccatctctggatcctgcagtgcaaactgggctccactgtcacaatctggacccagtgactgtaggtttggactcagtgtggaaggagagaggcaggctgggtttgtcctcactgttgatgttaccggCCTCAGACTTGACCTGAGTCGGCCTGAAGTAATAAAGACAAACGGACACAAAAAATGATTGTCTTGACAGTTCTGGCACTTTCTTATTCTGTAAAATATTATGTTTTTTCCTGTTCAATTATCTAATTTCAATAGATCAAGTAGCTAAGCATTGACAAAAATTCATTCCCATTAGACACAAAGTGCATACTTTAAATTGAACAACGTAAGTGCACTTAACCTATATAGTAGATTTCCTGAattcacatacagtgcatttcgaaagtactcagaccccttgactttttccatattttgttacgttacagctttactctaaaatggataaaatgtattattttcctcatcaatctacacacaataccccatgacatcacaataccccataatgacaaagcgaaaacaggtttttagacattcttgcaaatgtattaaaaataaaaaacagaaataccatatttacataagtattcagagcgtGAAGGAATGTGAATGTATTTGTGTGTCACGtcaatatgtgtgtgttttgtgtgttttagtggtgtgtgtggttagagtcgAGTGAGTGTACATCGAGCCTGAGTCAGTGCAAAACATAATAATAGATAAGAATAAaataagggggtcaatgcaaatagtccaggtagccatttg
The Salmo salar chromosome ssa16, Ssal_v3.1, whole genome shotgun sequence DNA segment above includes these coding regions:
- the LOC106592060 gene encoding uncharacterized protein isoform X4 → MASVKLEDCSQTLELNVNIKDEEEEIGKSLNHGRLRSSLRPVTSTVRTNPACLSPSTLSPNLQSLGPDCDSGAQFALQDPEMASVKLEDCSQTQELNVNIKDEEEEEEIGKSVNHGDHVETFSTSREQQQEDHRAKRSHHCPN
- the LOC106592060 gene encoding zinc finger protein OZF isoform X2, whose amino-acid sequence is MASVKLEDCSQTQELNVNIKDEEEEEEIGKSVNHGDHVETFSTSREQQQEDHRAKRSHHCPNCEEIFPFLSNLKIHLKIHTDQNLYSCTDCEKRFTTSQALTAHQKVHTGEKPYFCFVCGESFSQQGHLKTHHRIHTGEKPYSCFDCGESFSQQGHLKTHQRIHTGEKPYSCSDCGKSFSQLGSLKTHQRIHTGEKPYSCSYCGECFSQLGNLKTHERIHTGEKPFSCTDCGKSFTTSQALTVHQRVHTGEKPYYCSECGKSFSQLDMLKCHQRIHTGEKPYSCSDCGKSFSQLGNLEAHQRIHTGEKPYSCSDCGKCFTTSAELKVHKRSHTGEKPYTCSDCGKSFSRLDMLKCHQRIHTGEKPYSCSDCGKSFSQLGNLEAHQRIHTGEKPYSCSDCGKSFSRLDTLKRHKCTHKGQKPHQFSQTS
- the LOC106592060 gene encoding zinc finger protein OZF isoform X3, encoding MASVKLEDCSQTLELNVNIKDEEEEIGKSLNHGDHVETFSTSREQQQEDHRAKRSHHCPNCEEIFPFLSNLKIHLKIHTDQNLYSCTDCEKRFTTSQALTAHQKVHTGEKPYFCFVCGESFSQQGHLKTHHRIHTGEKPYSCFDCGESFSQQGHLKTHQRIHTGEKPYSCSDCGKSFSQLGSLKTHQRIHTGEKPYSCSYCGECFSQLGNLKTHERIHTGEKPFSCTDCGKSFTTSQALTVHQRVHTGEKPYYCSECGKSFSQLDMLKCHQRIHTGEKPYSCSDCGKSFSQLGNLEAHQRIHTGEKPYSCSDCGKCFTTSAELKVHKRSHTGEKPYTCSDCGKSFSRLDMLKCHQRIHTGEKPYSCSDCGKSFSQLGNLEAHQRIHTGEKPYSCSDCGKSFSRLDTLKRHKCTHKGQKPHQFSQTS
- the LOC106592060 gene encoding zinc finger protein OZF isoform X1 yields the protein MASVKLEDCSQTLELNVNIKDEEEEIGKSLNHGRLRSSLRPVTSTVRTNPACLSPSTLSPNLQSLGPDCDSGAQFALQDPEMASVKLEDCSQTQELNVNIKDEEEEEEIGKSVNHGDHVETFSTSREQQQEDHRAKRSHHCPNCEEIFPFLSNLKIHLKIHTDQNLYSCTDCEKRFTTSQALTAHQKVHTGEKPYFCFVCGESFSQQGHLKTHHRIHTGEKPYSCFDCGESFSQQGHLKTHQRIHTGEKPYSCSDCGKSFSQLGSLKTHQRIHTGEKPYSCSYCGECFSQLGNLKTHERIHTGEKPFSCTDCGKSFTTSQALTVHQRVHTGEKPYYCSECGKSFSQLDMLKCHQRIHTGEKPYSCSDCGKSFSQLGNLEAHQRIHTGEKPYSCSDCGKCFTTSAELKVHKRSHTGEKPYTCSDCGKSFSRLDMLKCHQRIHTGEKPYSCSDCGKSFSQLGNLEAHQRIHTGEKPYSCSDCGKSFSRLDTLKRHKCTHKGQKPHQFSQTS